A portion of the Eubacterium maltosivorans genome contains these proteins:
- a CDS encoding ABC transporter permease yields the protein MKLIDLAYKNLKKNYRFYLLYFLSVTLVLAIYSCFKAFSMNTLIMKKISEDGRVEAMTGVVSVILMAFVLFYMAYSNSFFTKRRMGELGIYALLGFQKTKIMGLLFFENLLIISAALLSGLIVGSFFHKSVVLLLTVLLDLKVNLSEVPLFNPDALFQTILFVAAALILLFLFNGVFLKKLSVLSMVRLQKKSEKPLRLRPVLAVLGLALLASGYCLAFNITAGIRSLWVTIGFLPMAGLTFLLVTAGTVFFIRSFLPSGIQMICRRKKLFYRPDTIVVLPKFVHRIRSNARMLILLTLLSTATLGILGSTLCTYSFSAQGLSRITPAALEFPGDDSEKTKEALSLIRRHHPAEDYQIIESCLLIAVSDSPGLPEFEYAKKNNGPHFAIISLTDYNKRMSDMKKAAAPSLTQNEAILTRYMSGSSQSAGDACDLALPDGTCQRVHITETTLDNATGFANEGVGTLVVSDNLYTALAQSGLETTSVVSIFGDSLSEDAATAKALSPLFEGDYRFASACLKRDEFMVASSPNLLLTAFGTLIFFIAMGCILYFKSLSDTCYDIKDFEILKKLGYQNKVLHRIVGKQNLILFSIPCVLGGLHSFFALQCYNALMPQIISSAALLPPFMLSYALYLAVFALYYIITQHACCRIADNA from the coding sequence ATGAAACTCATTGACCTGGCTTACAAGAATCTTAAGAAAAATTACCGTTTCTATCTGCTGTATTTTCTTTCTGTCACCCTCGTTCTCGCAATTTACAGCTGCTTTAAGGCATTTTCCATGAATACTTTAATCATGAAAAAAATATCGGAGGACGGACGGGTCGAGGCAATGACCGGTGTGGTATCTGTGATCCTCATGGCCTTTGTCCTGTTCTATATGGCCTACTCCAACAGCTTTTTTACAAAACGGCGTATGGGCGAACTGGGCATTTACGCCCTGCTGGGCTTTCAAAAAACAAAAATTATGGGACTTCTCTTTTTCGAAAACCTCCTGATCATTTCCGCTGCCCTGCTTTCAGGCCTGATCGTCGGCAGCTTTTTTCATAAAAGCGTAGTCCTCCTGCTGACTGTTCTTCTGGATTTAAAAGTTAATCTCTCCGAGGTTCCACTTTTTAATCCGGACGCCCTGTTTCAAACCATCCTGTTTGTCGCTGCCGCTCTGATTCTGCTTTTCCTGTTCAATGGTGTCTTTTTAAAAAAATTAAGCGTTTTATCCATGGTAAGGCTTCAAAAGAAAAGTGAAAAACCCCTGAGACTGCGCCCTGTTTTGGCTGTTCTGGGGCTGGCTTTACTGGCTTCAGGCTACTGCCTTGCTTTTAACATCACCGCCGGCATCCGATCTCTCTGGGTCACCATCGGATTTCTGCCCATGGCCGGGCTGACCTTTCTTTTGGTAACTGCTGGAACAGTTTTCTTTATCCGCTCCTTTTTGCCTTCTGGTATCCAGATGATCTGCAGACGTAAAAAACTGTTTTACAGACCCGATACTATCGTGGTTCTGCCAAAGTTTGTCCACCGCATCCGCAGCAACGCGCGGATGCTTATCCTGCTCACGCTCCTCTCTACCGCCACCCTTGGGATCCTCGGTTCTACACTCTGCACCTATTCCTTTTCAGCGCAGGGACTTTCCAGAATCACGCCCGCCGCCCTTGAATTTCCAGGCGACGATTCAGAAAAAACAAAGGAGGCCCTCAGCCTTATCCGGCGACATCACCCCGCCGAGGATTATCAGATCATTGAAAGCTGTCTGCTGATCGCGGTCTCCGATTCGCCCGGGCTTCCAGAATTTGAGTACGCCAAAAAAAACAATGGTCCGCATTTTGCTATTATCAGCCTGACCGATTACAACAAACGGATGTCAGACATGAAAAAGGCGGCCGCACCGTCCCTCACACAAAATGAAGCTATCCTCACGCGTTATATGAGCGGCAGCAGCCAGTCCGCCGGGGACGCCTGCGACCTCGCATTGCCAGACGGAACATGTCAGCGTGTCCATATCACGGAAACGACTCTGGATAACGCTACCGGCTTTGCCAACGAAGGCGTCGGCACGCTGGTTGTTTCTGACAATCTGTACACTGCTTTAGCCCAATCAGGCCTCGAAACCACCTCTGTCGTCAGTATTTTTGGGGACAGCCTGTCAGAGGACGCTGCCACAGCCAAAGCGCTCTCGCCCCTTTTCGAGGGTGACTACCGTTTTGCCAGCGCCTGCCTAAAAAGAGATGAATTTATGGTGGCCAGCAGTCCAAATCTGCTTTTGACAGCCTTCGGCACACTCATATTTTTTATTGCCATGGGCTGTATCCTCTATTTTAAAAGCCTCTCTGATACCTGCTATGACATAAAAGATTTTGAGATTCTAAAAAAACTGGGCTACCAGAATAAAGTCCTGCACCGCATTGTCGGAAAACAAAACCTGATTCTTTTCAGCATTCCATGCGTTCTGGGCGGCTTACACAGCTTCTTCGCTCTACAATGCTATAACGCCCTCATGCCTCAAATCATCAGCAGCGCCGCTCTCCTGCCGCCTTTTATGCTGTCCTATGCCCTATATCTGGCCGTTTTTGCGCTGTACTACATTATCACACAGCACGCCTGCTGCCGAATCGCCGACAACGCCTGA
- a CDS encoding ABC transporter ATP-binding protein translates to MSLLLNVQNLTKYYDKNQRPALESVSFKVASGEFVGIMGASGSGKTTLLNVLSTIDTPTEGRITLGGIDIQGLNDNAAADFRRDRLGFIFQEYFLLDSLTVQENIAVPLTLIGAPVYKIDTMVTKLAERFGIASFLDKYPAQLSGGQRQRTAAARALAKNPSILFADEPTGALDSAAGTALLKKLSEINAELKTTILMVTHDAYAASFASRILIFKDGRIIKALHREGQSPSHFYSQILSAVSSLDQ, encoded by the coding sequence ATGTCCCTTTTACTGAATGTGCAAAATCTGACCAAATATTATGATAAAAACCAGCGGCCGGCTCTGGAGAGCGTCTCGTTCAAAGTCGCTTCCGGCGAATTTGTAGGCATTATGGGCGCGTCCGGCTCTGGAAAAACCACCCTGCTCAATGTCCTGTCCACGATTGATACGCCCACCGAAGGGCGCATCACCCTTGGCGGGATCGATATACAAGGTCTCAATGACAACGCCGCTGCGGATTTCCGGCGTGACCGTCTTGGCTTTATCTTTCAGGAATATTTCCTGCTCGACAGCCTGACGGTGCAGGAGAACATCGCCGTGCCGCTTACGCTCATCGGCGCCCCGGTTTACAAAATTGACACAATGGTTACAAAACTGGCAGAGCGCTTTGGCATCGCTTCTTTTTTAGACAAATACCCTGCGCAGCTTTCCGGCGGGCAGCGCCAGAGAACCGCTGCGGCAAGAGCCTTAGCGAAAAATCCGTCCATCCTCTTTGCCGACGAGCCTACCGGCGCCCTGGATTCCGCCGCTGGTACAGCCCTTCTGAAAAAACTCAGCGAGATCAACGCAGAGCTGAAAACCACCATCCTCATGGTAACCCACGACGCCTATGCCGCAAGCTTTGCAAGCCGTATCCTCATCTTTAAGGATGGACGCATTATAAAAGCCCTACACCGGGAAGGGCAGTCTCCTTCCCATTTTTATAGTCAGATTCTCAGCGCTGTCTCAAGCCTAGACCAATAG
- the proC gene encoding pyrroline-5-carboxylate reductase has protein sequence MKDTIGFIGCGNMAQAMIGGVVNSGLFTGEHIIAYDPSDAQRRKVTEKFGIRTAESNTGVAAEADYLVLAVKPFVYADVLREIAGHTKEDAIVIVIAVGVEFSDVKDILGKDTKVIRTQPSTPAFVGESDSTICPDELMTEQDIEEVMSIFKSFGRVEIINEKLMNVVPSIASSAPAYTMLLIEAMADGGVLHGFPRDQAYRLAAQSVYGAAKLVLETGEHPAVLKDQICTPGGTTIEAVRALEASGFRDAVISAVDACALKSISLLKK, from the coding sequence ATGAAAGATACAATTGGTTTTATTGGATGCGGCAATATGGCTCAGGCTATGATTGGCGGTGTGGTAAACAGCGGACTCTTTACCGGAGAGCATATTATCGCTTACGATCCATCGGATGCACAGCGCCGGAAGGTGACTGAAAAATTTGGAATCCGGACTGCCGAATCAAACACCGGCGTTGCCGCTGAAGCGGATTACCTGGTGCTGGCGGTTAAGCCCTTTGTCTACGCCGATGTTCTGCGCGAGATTGCCGGCCACACAAAAGAAGATGCGATTGTGATTGTCATCGCGGTGGGCGTGGAATTCAGTGATGTTAAGGATATTTTGGGTAAGGATACTAAGGTGATCCGGACTCAGCCAAGCACGCCTGCCTTTGTCGGTGAATCGGACTCGACGATTTGTCCGGATGAGCTGATGACAGAGCAGGATATTGAAGAGGTTATGAGCATTTTCAAAAGCTTTGGCCGGGTTGAGATCATAAACGAAAAGCTGATGAACGTTGTACCTTCCATCGCGAGCTCAGCACCAGCCTACACCATGCTTTTAATTGAAGCCATGGCTGATGGCGGTGTGCTGCACGGCTTCCCCAGAGATCAGGCCTACCGTCTGGCAGCCCAGTCGGTATACGGTGCGGCAAAGCTGGTACTGGAAACAGGGGAGCATCCGGCGGTTTTAAAGGATCAGATCTGCACGCCTGGCGGTACGACCATCGAGGCAGTGCGGGCACTGGAGGCCTCGGGCTTCCGTGACGCAGTGATCTCAGCCGTTGACGCGTGCGCGCTTAAATCCATCAGCTTACTGAAGAAATAA